The following proteins are co-located in the Rippkaea orientalis PCC 8801 genome:
- a CDS encoding type ISP restriction/modification enzyme — protein MSKLLISQYHSEVEKIIQYGGSRKETSIRVAFQNLLNEYCKLRDFLLIPELDYQTKSGNVVYPDGTVKDALRLDWGYWESKDQYDNLDVEIEKKLSKGYPNDNILFEDSQQVVLIQGGEEKLRVSVRDVEGLDTVLNAFINYVRPEVKDFREAIESFTEDLPTIVEALRELIAKQSEENKRFIEARNKFLKICQDSINPEISLLDVREMIIQHILTEDIFINIFNESQFHRENNIARELQGVIDTFFTGTTKRNTLGTIERYYAVIRRTAASIYNHQEKQKFLKSVYENFYKAYNPKAADRLGIVYTPNEIVRFMIESVDYLVHKHFGKLLCDPGVEILDPATGTGTFITELIEYLPKDKLKYKYQNEIHCNEVAILPYYIANLNIEYTYKQKMGEYEEFDHICFVDTLDNTSFTGKQLDLFAMTVENTQRIKDQNDRQISVIIGNPPYNAKQENFNQNNANRKYTEIDKLIKDTYIKQGTAQNKNVVYDMYTRFIRWASDRLNKDGIIAFITNSSFLDALAFDGFRKSIKDEFSYAYFIDCGGNVRAISGKDGIFICEKHTIFGTAAMTGIAILFLVKDSQATGNKIFYANPFHVHELRENKLSYLQQNSISKISFEHIHPNKKNNWLNQANNDFDDLLPLMDKEVKAGKSTEAIFKLFSSGLKTHRDEWVYDFSQDELEKKMKFFINTYQKTLEDNDYTEKDLIKWDADLKQYLKRNISKEFDNQNIVESLYRPYIKEFLYFDKHFNGRTYQWFNLYQTENKNYYICLSGVGGSKPFQNLVTYYITCLDCLEKTQCLPLYTYDEEGNRIDNITDWGLEQIQTHYQDKSITKLDIFHYTYGVLHNPEYRQKYELNLKREFPHLPLYENFFQWVEWGQKLMDLHINYETVEPYPLNRIDIPLKNENATPKPKLKADKPKGIIIIDDITQLQNIPAIAWDYKLGNRCALEWILDQYKEKKPKDQTIAEKFNNYRFSDYKEIVIDLLQKVCCVSVETMKIIEEMERK, from the coding sequence ATGTCTAAATTATTAATTAGTCAATACCACAGCGAAGTTGAAAAGATTATTCAATATGGAGGAAGTCGTAAGGAAACTTCTATCCGTGTTGCTTTCCAAAATCTGTTAAATGAGTATTGTAAATTGCGGGATTTTTTGTTAATTCCTGAGTTGGATTATCAAACAAAATCGGGTAATGTGGTTTATCCTGACGGGACGGTTAAGGATGCTTTGCGCTTAGATTGGGGTTACTGGGAAAGTAAAGATCAATACGATAATTTAGATGTAGAAATTGAGAAAAAATTGAGCAAGGGTTATCCTAATGATAACATTTTATTTGAGGATTCGCAACAAGTAGTTTTAATTCAAGGGGGTGAAGAAAAGCTACGGGTTTCTGTTCGGGATGTGGAGGGGTTAGATACTGTTCTTAATGCGTTTATTAATTATGTTCGTCCAGAGGTTAAGGACTTTCGGGAAGCGATAGAAAGTTTTACGGAAGATTTACCGACTATTGTGGAAGCATTGCGGGAGTTAATTGCTAAACAGTCGGAGGAAAATAAGCGGTTTATTGAAGCAAGAAATAAGTTCTTGAAAATCTGTCAAGACTCAATTAATCCTGAGATTTCATTGTTAGATGTGCGAGAAATGATCATTCAGCATATTCTCACAGAAGATATTTTTATTAATATTTTTAATGAGTCCCAGTTTCATCGGGAGAATAATATTGCTAGGGAGTTACAAGGGGTTATTGATACGTTTTTTACGGGGACGACTAAGCGTAATACCTTGGGGACGATTGAACGGTATTATGCGGTAATTAGACGAACTGCTGCGAGTATTTATAATCATCAGGAAAAACAGAAGTTTTTGAAGTCAGTTTATGAGAATTTTTATAAAGCGTATAATCCTAAAGCTGCTGATAGATTAGGTATCGTTTATACTCCTAATGAGATTGTTCGGTTTATGATCGAAAGTGTTGATTATTTGGTGCATAAACATTTTGGTAAGTTATTATGTGATCCTGGGGTGGAAATTTTAGATCCTGCGACGGGAACCGGGACGTTTATTACGGAGTTAATTGAGTATTTACCGAAGGATAAATTAAAGTATAAGTATCAAAATGAAATCCATTGTAATGAGGTGGCTATTTTGCCTTATTACATCGCTAATTTGAATATAGAATATACCTATAAGCAGAAGATGGGGGAATATGAGGAGTTTGATCATATTTGTTTTGTGGATACGTTAGATAATACGTCTTTTACGGGGAAGCAGTTAGATTTGTTTGCGATGACGGTGGAAAATACTCAACGCATTAAAGATCAAAATGATCGCCAAATTTCGGTTATTATTGGCAACCCTCCTTATAATGCTAAACAAGAGAATTTTAATCAAAATAATGCTAATCGAAAATATACAGAAATTGATAAACTCATCAAGGATACTTATATTAAACAGGGAACAGCACAAAATAAAAATGTTGTGTATGATATGTATACTCGGTTTATCCGATGGGCTTCTGATAGACTAAATAAAGATGGTATTATTGCCTTTATTACTAATTCTTCTTTTTTAGATGCTTTAGCGTTTGATGGATTTAGAAAAAGTATTAAAGATGAATTTTCCTATGCTTATTTTATTGATTGTGGGGGTAATGTTAGAGCAATTTCAGGTAAAGATGGGATTTTTATCTGTGAAAAACACACTATTTTTGGAACTGCTGCAATGACGGGTATTGCTATCTTATTTTTAGTCAAAGATAGTCAAGCAACAGGAAATAAGATTTTTTATGCTAACCCTTTTCATGTTCATGAATTACGAGAAAATAAATTATCCTACCTTCAACAAAATAGTATTTCTAAGATTTCTTTTGAACACATTCATCCTAATAAAAAGAATAACTGGTTAAATCAAGCAAATAATGATTTTGATGATTTATTACCTTTGATGGATAAAGAGGTTAAAGCAGGTAAGTCAACTGAAGCAATATTTAAGTTATTTTCATCAGGACTTAAAACCCATAGAGATGAGTGGGTTTATGATTTTTCTCAAGATGAACTTGAAAAGAAAATGAAATTCTTTATAAATACTTATCAAAAAACATTAGAAGATAATGACTATACTGAGAAAGACTTAATTAAGTGGGATGCAGACTTAAAACAATATCTTAAGAGAAATATATCTAAAGAATTTGATAATCAGAATATAGTAGAAAGTTTATATCGTCCCTATATTAAAGAGTTTCTCTATTTTGATAAGCATTTTAATGGTAGAACTTATCAATGGTTTAATCTTTATCAAACAGAAAATAAAAATTATTATATTTGTTTATCTGGTGTTGGTGGATCAAAACCTTTTCAAAATTTAGTAACATATTATATAACTTGTCTTGACTGTTTAGAAAAAACTCAATGTCTCCCCTTATACACCTACGACGAAGAAGGAAACCGAATAGACAATATAACCGACTGGGGACTAGAACAAATACAAACCCATTATCAGGATAAAAGCATCACAAAACTCGATATATTTCATTACACTTACGGAGTCTTACATAACCCCGAATACCGACAAAAATATGAATTAAACCTAAAGCGAGAATTTCCGCACTTACCCTTGTATGAAAACTTCTTTCAATGGGTAGAATGGGGACAAAAACTAATGGACTTGCATATTAACTATGAAACCGTCGAACCCTATCCCTTAAACCGCATTGATATCCCCTTAAAAAACGAAAATGCTACCCCAAAACCAAAACTAAAAGCAGACAAACCCAAAGGAATTATTATTATTGATGATATTACCCAATTACAAAATATTCCTGCTATTGCGTGGGACTATAAATTAGGCAACCGTTGCGCGTTAGAATGGATATTAGATCAATATAAAGAAAAGAAACCGAAAGATCAAACCATAGCCGAAAAATTCAATAATTATCGTTTTTCTGACTACAAAGAAATTGTTATTGACTTATTACAAAAAGTGTGTTGCGTTAGCGTCGAAACCATGAAAATTATTGAAGAAATGGAACGAAAATAA
- a CDS encoding Uma2 family endonuclease — translation MVQLLPKLITFDEFIEWLPETRRYELHEGTIIEMQPTGKHEDIAGFLTQELTLEYTRMNLPYRIPPKALVKLKDKETGYNPDLLLIDRRKLVNEPFWDKKSTLINGESIALVIEIVSNNWRDDYGYKLIDYEAMGIREYWIVDYLGIGGVRFIGQPKQPTISLYQLIDGEYQVKQFRGQESINQSLIFPDLNLTAEQIFKAQR, via the coding sequence ATGGTTCAATTATTGCCTAAACTAATCACCTTTGATGAATTTATTGAGTGGCTACCAGAAACGCGACGCTATGAATTACACGAAGGGACAATTATTGAGATGCAACCGACGGGAAAACATGAAGATATTGCAGGATTTTTGACGCAGGAATTAACCCTAGAATACACTCGGATGAATCTACCCTATCGTATTCCTCCTAAAGCTTTAGTTAAACTCAAAGATAAAGAAACGGGTTATAATCCAGATTTATTATTAATTGATCGTCGAAAGTTAGTTAATGAGCCATTTTGGGATAAAAAATCAACCCTTATTAATGGAGAATCTATTGCCTTAGTGATTGAAATTGTTAGTAATAATTGGCGTGATGATTATGGGTACAAGTTAATAGATTACGAAGCCATGGGTATTAGAGAATATTGGATTGTTGATTATTTGGGAATCGGAGGGGTGCGGTTTATTGGACAGCCAAAACAACCGACTATTTCTCTTTATCAGCTAATAGATGGAGAGTATCAAGTCAAACAGTTTAGAGGACAAGAATCGATTAATCAATCATTAATTTTTCCTGACTTAAATTTAACGGCTGAACAGATTTTTAAGGCTCAACGGTGA